One stretch of Thermovibrio guaymasensis DNA includes these proteins:
- a CDS encoding translocation protein TolB precursor gives MNLIFRCSELHRLMGNAKSIDSAFLTEEVQAIKAKKKRTDEEQKILDDLLDKTLSATAKTLVKEKVRQLRHKAPSKFTGSKETRKGNLVEDDAILFLMQQKFISAEKNTIRFTNDWITGEPDIITNTAIRDTKCPWSYWTMEYFKEDIESKALDAGYDWQQLGYMWLLRENHDCEPKIINEAYLDFILMPTPKECLTRYDDEYLHIDYVLEMSPSDRISSYKVEYDQKKVDLIKLKVEMAREYAKTLVFGG, from the coding sequence ATGAATCTAATTTTTCGATGTTCTGAACTGCATCGACTAATGGGAAATGCAAAGTCTATTGACTCTGCATTTCTCACAGAAGAAGTTCAAGCAATAAAGGCAAAGAAAAAGCGTACCGATGAAGAACAGAAGATTTTAGATGATCTTTTGGATAAAACCTTATCGGCCACAGCTAAAACATTGGTTAAGGAAAAGGTTAGGCAGTTAAGACATAAAGCTCCAAGTAAGTTTACTGGAAGTAAAGAGACAAGAAAAGGTAATTTGGTTGAAGATGACGCAATCTTGTTTCTAATGCAACAGAAGTTTATTAGTGCTGAAAAAAATACGATTCGCTTTACTAATGACTGGATTACTGGCGAACCAGACATTATTACTAACACAGCAATACGTGATACAAAGTGTCCGTGGTCATATTGGACTATGGAGTATTTTAAAGAAGATATTGAGAGTAAGGCTTTAGATGCTGGTTATGATTGGCAACAATTGGGGTATATGTGGTTATTAAGAGAGAATCACGATTGTGAGCCTAAAATAATTAATGAGGCTTATCTTGATTTTATTCTAATGCCGACTCCAAAAGAGTGTTTAACTAGATATGATGATGAATACTTACATATCGATTATGTTTTAGAAATGAGTCCTAGTGATCGTATTTCATCATATAAGGTTGAATATGATCAAAAGAAAGTTGATTTAATTAAACTAAAAGTCGAAATGGCTAGAGAATATGCCAAGACTTTAGTTTTTGGAGGATAA
- a CDS encoding recombinase RecT, translating into MSNLTQQQKQNALAIKQTLSNPSVMKRIEEMIGRKSDSYITSVMQVINSNGLLAQSTPESVIGAVYTACALNLPLNNNLGFAYIVPFKNRQTGNQEAQFQMGWKGYLQLAQRSGQIKKIASIAVYDTDTEESVKARLTSFIPQKVSGEVIGYLAYLETVTGFEAHLTMTNEELEQHASKYSQTYKTAKSKGQSYSVWHQNWDAMCQKTVIKLLISKYAPMSVELQQAIEFDQAVINEDGEASYVDNDQENEKPLARLISEDQFPQFVAAIEAGSLTKEHALNPDIYALSEEQKKIVEAL; encoded by the coding sequence ATGAGCAACTTAACTCAACAGCAAAAACAAAATGCATTAGCGATTAAACAAACGCTTAGCAATCCATCGGTGATGAAGCGCATTGAGGAAATGATAGGGCGTAAATCTGATAGCTATATTACGTCTGTAATGCAGGTTATTAATTCAAACGGATTACTGGCGCAATCAACTCCAGAATCCGTGATAGGCGCTGTTTATACGGCTTGTGCGCTTAATTTGCCACTAAATAATAATCTTGGGTTTGCTTATATTGTTCCGTTCAAAAATCGACAAACTGGCAACCAAGAAGCACAATTTCAGATGGGGTGGAAAGGCTACTTGCAGTTAGCACAGCGCTCTGGTCAGATTAAAAAGATTGCTTCAATTGCAGTTTATGACACCGATACAGAAGAAAGCGTAAAGGCTCGTTTAACTTCATTCATTCCACAAAAAGTTAGTGGTGAGGTTATTGGGTATCTAGCTTATCTTGAGACTGTGACAGGGTTTGAAGCTCATTTAACAATGACTAATGAAGAACTTGAGCAGCATGCAAGCAAGTATAGTCAGACGTATAAGACTGCAAAGTCGAAAGGGCAAAGCTATTCTGTATGGCATCAGAATTGGGATGCAATGTGTCAAAAGACTGTCATTAAGTTGCTTATCTCAAAATATGCACCTATGTCGGTTGAGCTCCAACAAGCGATTGAATTTGATCAAGCTGTGATTAATGAAGATGGTGAAGCTTCATATGTTGATAATGATCAAGAGAATGAAAAGCCATTAGCTCGATTGATTTCTGAGGATCAATTCCCGCAATTCGTGGCGGCTATTGAAGCTGGAAGTTTAACTAAAGAGCACGCTTTAAATCCAGATATTTACGCATTAAGCGAAGAACAAAAGAAAATAGTTGAGGCGTTATGA
- a CDS encoding glycoside hydrolase family 108 protein, whose translation MNFDKAFDTTIGHEGGFTLNKNDAGNWTGGKVGVGQLKGTKYGIAANSYPNLDIKNLTLDQAKAIYKRDYWDKAKCDLLPEGLKFHVFDVSVNSGVSRGIKTLQQAAGVKDDGIIGPNTLAAIKAIDEKELLLRFYSFRISFYTSLSSFSNFGKGWMNRVANNLKLGTSG comes from the coding sequence ATGAACTTTGACAAAGCATTTGATACAACTATCGGCCATGAGGGCGGCTTTACACTCAATAAAAACGATGCTGGCAACTGGACAGGCGGCAAAGTTGGAGTTGGCCAGTTAAAGGGCACTAAGTACGGAATTGCCGCAAATAGCTACCCAAATCTGGATATTAAAAATCTTACTCTTGATCAAGCAAAGGCAATTTATAAGCGCGATTATTGGGATAAGGCAAAATGCGATTTATTGCCAGAAGGCTTAAAATTCCATGTTTTTGATGTATCGGTAAATAGTGGTGTTAGTCGTGGTATCAAGACACTTCAGCAAGCTGCTGGTGTTAAAGATGATGGAATTATTGGCCCTAACACATTAGCAGCTATAAAAGCGATTGATGAAAAGGAATTACTGTTAAGGTTCTATTCTTTTCGTATTTCTTTTTACACGTCATTAAGCTCATTCTCTAATTTTGGCAAGGGATGGATGAATCGTGTTGCGAATAATCTTAAGCTTGGCACTAGCGGTTAA
- a CDS encoding MazG-like family protein, whose translation MEQLIKQIEQWASDRNIIKGSKPIDQAMKLFSEFGELADSIAKSNLNGIIDGVGDCFVVLTNLCKMHGHSISDHIGSYGRSTNPKKTIIDLSECLYQISESNELEVDLDDYIAPIDMAVSHLDAIALHCDLTLEQCVEYSYNEIKDRVGVLWNGTFVKSTDENYNDVLKMYQDSMEENYSA comes from the coding sequence ATGGAACAATTAATTAAACAAATCGAACAATGGGCATCAGACAGAAATATTATCAAAGGTTCAAAACCAATTGACCAAGCCATGAAGTTATTTAGTGAGTTCGGTGAGCTTGCGGATTCAATTGCAAAATCAAATCTAAATGGAATTATCGATGGGGTTGGAGACTGTTTTGTTGTTTTAACAAACTTATGTAAAATGCATGGTCACAGCATAAGTGATCATATTGGGTCTTACGGGAGATCTACTAATCCAAAGAAAACCATAATTGATTTATCTGAATGCTTATACCAAATATCAGAAAGCAATGAACTAGAAGTTGATTTAGATGATTATATTGCTCCAATAGATATGGCGGTAAGTCATCTTGATGCAATAGCATTACATTGTGACTTAACGTTAGAACAGTGTGTTGAGTACTCATATAATGAAATTAAAGATCGAGTTGGAGTACTTTGGAATGGAACATTCGTAAAAAGTACTGATGAAAATTACAATGATGTTTTAAAAATGTATCAAGACTCAATGGAGGAAAATTACAGTGCTTGA
- a CDS encoding DNA-methyltransferase — protein MINLMHGDCLELMKTIPDGSVDMVLTDPPYGTTACKWDSVIPFEPMWAELKRIIKPNGAIVLFGSEPFSSLLRCSNLKMFRYDWIWEKSKATGFLNSKRQPLRAHETVSVFYSKQPIYKPQMTKGEAYNKGVRKEQTNNDVYGQFNQVEVKSDGLRFPRSVQYFKTAESEGGFHKTQKPVALLEYLIKTYTQEGETVLDFTMGSGSTGVACVNTNRNFIGIELDENYFNIAKQRIESA, from the coding sequence ATGATTAATTTAATGCATGGTGATTGCCTAGAACTAATGAAAACTATACCAGATGGATCAGTTGATATGGTTTTAACAGATCCACCTTATGGAACAACTGCATGTAAGTGGGATAGCGTTATTCCGTTTGAGCCGATGTGGGCTGAATTGAAGCGAATTATCAAACCTAATGGTGCGATTGTATTGTTTGGTTCAGAACCTTTTAGCTCATTGCTGCGTTGCTCCAATTTAAAAATGTTCAGATATGATTGGATTTGGGAAAAATCAAAGGCTACAGGATTCCTTAATAGTAAAAGGCAACCTTTAAGAGCACATGAAACGGTATCAGTTTTTTACTCTAAACAACCAATATATAAACCACAAATGACAAAAGGTGAAGCTTATAACAAGGGTGTTAGGAAAGAGCAAACAAATAATGATGTTTATGGTCAGTTTAATCAGGTTGAGGTGAAAAGTGATGGTCTTAGGTTTCCTAGAAGTGTTCAATATTTCAAAACAGCAGAAAGTGAAGGTGGTTTTCATAAAACCCAAAAACCTGTAGCTTTGCTTGAATACCTGATCAAAACTTACACGCAGGAAGGTGAAACGGTACTGGACTTCACAATGGGTAGCGGTTCAACTGGCGTTGCATGCGTGAATACAAACAGGAATTTTATAGGAATAGAACTTGATGAAAATTACTTCAATATAGCCAAACAAAGGATTGAATCTGCATAA
- a CDS encoding phage antirepressor KilAC domain-containing protein: MKNLQVLNTTSKQIPQMSSLEIVDFINEYRAKNDDQPIQLRHADFMAKVQKVLGELSENYRSVYKDASGRSLPCYVFYKREACLMAMSYSYELQALVFDRMTELENKLSKPQLPDFTNPVEAARAWADEVEAKLIAQKQLELAAPKVEYFDRVADVNNYMNATTVGQKLGMSGTALNKQLEQFDVYNRAIKTGRVFQQWFIDKGLGVMKKTDNGYNQSRFTNKGEQWVIEKLTSEGIV, encoded by the coding sequence ATGAAAAATCTACAAGTGCTTAATACCACTTCAAAGCAAATCCCACAAATGTCATCGTTAGAAATCGTGGATTTTATTAATGAATATCGTGCAAAAAATGATGATCAACCAATTCAGCTTCGCCACGCAGACTTTATGGCGAAAGTTCAAAAGGTTCTTGGTGAGCTGAGCGAAAATTATCGTTCAGTGTATAAAGATGCAAGTGGTCGATCATTGCCATGTTATGTATTTTATAAGCGTGAAGCGTGTCTTATGGCTATGTCTTACAGTTATGAATTGCAGGCATTGGTTTTTGATCGAATGACAGAATTGGAAAATAAATTATCAAAACCGCAATTACCTGATTTCACAAATCCAGTTGAAGCTGCAAGAGCTTGGGCCGATGAAGTTGAAGCAAAGCTGATTGCTCAAAAACAATTAGAGCTTGCTGCTCCAAAGGTTGAATACTTTGACCGTGTAGCGGATGTGAATAATTACATGAATGCCACTACGGTAGGTCAAAAGCTTGGCATGAGTGGCACAGCATTGAATAAGCAGTTAGAGCAGTTCGATGTTTATAACCGAGCAATCAAGACAGGTCGAGTATTTCAACAATGGTTTATCGACAAGGGCTTGGGCGTGATGAAAAAGACTGACAATGGCTATAACCAGTCACGCTTCACGAACAAAGGCGAACAATGGGTAATAGAGAAGCTTACCAGTGAAGGTATAGTTTAA